A genomic segment from Candidatus Methylomirabilis limnetica encodes:
- a CDS encoding type II toxin-antitoxin system RelE/ParE family toxin codes for MPFAVLLTSDAARDLDEIYDYIALHDVPQKADYVLEQIEKAFSRLSESPERGAYPKELLSLGIREYREVFFKPYRIIYRVMGNNVYVLLIVDGRRDMQSLLQRRLLEA; via the coding sequence ATGCCGTTCGCGGTTCTGCTGACCAGTGACGCAGCGCGTGATCTCGACGAAATTTATGACTATATCGCTCTGCACGATGTACCTCAAAAAGCAGATTACGTATTGGAACAGATTGAGAAAGCTTTCTCCAGACTGTCCGAATCCCCAGAGCGGGGTGCCTATCCGAAAGAGCTGCTATCGCTGGGCATTCGGGAATACCGCGAGGTTTTCTTCAAACCCTACCGCATCATTTACCGAGTTATGGGTAATAACGTGTACGTTCTGCTGATTGTTGATGGTCGTCGTGACATGCAGTCGCTGCTGCAGCGGCGATTGCTCGAGGCGTAG
- the fbp gene encoding class 1 fructose-bisphosphatase: MISKGITLTRHLLDDRTPIEGDLGALLIKIGTVSKLISREVNRAALHGKLGYTGEINVQGEQIAQLDLWSNDVLVDALKETGLVCTMVSEEMEAPLHVDRNCLPGSYVVCFDPVDGSSNIDINGTVGTIFSVRHRRGHGREHMAADILRKGTEQVAAGYVMYGPSTMFVYAAGHAVHGFTWDHTLDDYVLTHPDIRIPRQGKTYSVNHGNYHRWSEPTRRVVDYLSTPDKATGRPYSLRYVGSMVADLHRTLLEGGLFMYPGEAGEGKNAKGKLRLLYEVAPMAYIVEQAGGRASTGDERILDIEPSEYHQRVPIIIGSPDDVILAEEFYQGKR; encoded by the coding sequence ATGATCAGCAAAGGCATCACCCTTACCCGTCATCTTCTGGACGACCGGACACCGATAGAGGGCGACCTGGGCGCGCTTCTCATTAAGATAGGCACTGTCTCTAAACTGATTTCGCGGGAGGTGAATAGAGCGGCGCTGCACGGCAAATTGGGATATACCGGGGAGATAAACGTTCAGGGAGAGCAGATCGCCCAGCTTGATCTCTGGTCGAACGATGTGCTCGTGGATGCGCTAAAGGAGACCGGCCTCGTCTGTACGATGGTCTCAGAGGAGATGGAAGCGCCGTTACATGTCGACCGCAACTGCCTCCCCGGGAGTTATGTGGTCTGTTTCGATCCGGTCGATGGCTCGTCGAATATCGACATCAATGGGACAGTGGGAACGATCTTTTCGGTGCGGCACCGGCGTGGCCATGGGCGGGAACATATGGCGGCGGATATCTTGCGGAAAGGGACAGAGCAGGTGGCGGCCGGCTATGTGATGTATGGCCCCAGTACCATGTTCGTTTACGCCGCTGGTCATGCAGTGCATGGCTTTACATGGGATCATACGCTGGACGATTACGTCCTGACACACCCCGACATTCGGATTCCGCGACAGGGCAAGACGTACAGTGTGAACCATGGGAACTACCATCGCTGGTCCGAACCGACTCGCCGGGTGGTCGATTATCTGAGTACGCCGGACAAAGCGACAGGCCGCCCTTATTCGCTCCGCTACGTCGGGTCGATGGTGGCGGATCTGCACCGCACGCTGCTTGAAGGCGGGCTCTTTATGTACCCGGGCGAGGCCGGCGAGGGAAAGAATGCCAAAGGAAAGCTCCGACTTCTCTATGAGGTAGCACCAATGGCCTATATCGTGGAGCAGGCTGGGGGACGGGCCAGCACCGGCGATGAGCGGATCCTGGACATCGAGCCGTCGGAATATCACCAGCGCGTGCCAATAATCATCGGCAGCCCCGATGACGTGATCCTCGCCGAGGAGTTCTACCAAGGGAAGCGGTAA
- a CDS encoding type II toxin-antitoxin system RelB/DinJ family antitoxin: MKTAVVHARIEPQTKQKAEGVLRKLGLTPTEAIRIFYRQISLRGGLPFPVAIPNELTASTLEKSRRGEHVQEYESLEAMFKNWEK; this comes from the coding sequence ATGAAAACAGCAGTCGTCCACGCGCGTATTGAACCGCAAACAAAGCAAAAGGCCGAAGGGGTCCTTCGCAAGCTTGGCCTTACTCCCACGGAGGCGATCCGTATCTTCTACCGGCAGATATCCCTCCGTGGCGGATTGCCTTTCCCGGTCGCGATTCCGAACGAGCTGACGGCGTCTACCCTGGAGAAGAGCCGTCGCGGCGAACACGTTCAGGAATACGAGTCTTTAGAAGCAATGTTCAAGAATTGGGAGAAATGA
- a CDS encoding ribulose bisphosphate carboxylase small subunit, with amino-acid sequence MRITQGAFSFLADLTDEQIRKQVEYALKNKWAVSVEFTDDPHPRNTFWEMWGLPMFDLEDPAGIVYEINACRKAYPNHYIKVNAFDHTKGWETIRMSFIVHRPTNEPGFSLVRQEVKGRTISYTLHSYATDKPEGKRYTD; translated from the coding sequence ATGCGAATCACTCAGGGTGCCTTCTCGTTCCTGGCTGATCTGACCGATGAACAGATCAGAAAGCAGGTGGAGTATGCGTTGAAAAATAAATGGGCCGTCAGTGTCGAGTTTACGGATGACCCGCATCCCCGCAATACCTTCTGGGAGATGTGGGGCTTGCCGATGTTCGACCTGGAAGACCCGGCTGGGATTGTGTACGAGATCAATGCTTGCCGCAAGGCCTATCCCAACCACTACATCAAGGTGAACGCCTTCGACCATACAAAAGGCTGGGAAACTATCCGTATGTCTTTCATCGTTCACCGGCCGACTAATGAGCCCGGCTTTAGCCTTGTGCGCCAGGAGGTGAAGGGCCGAACCATCAGCTACACCCTACACAGCTATGCCACCGACAAGCCGGAGGGCAAGCGGTATACGGACTGA
- a CDS encoding class I fructose-bisphosphate aldolase produces MRLNTRTREILGWYSGDNPGKLTNLARLLNHGYLGGTGRLVILPVDQGFEHGPARSFAINPPAYHPHYHFELAIEARLSAYAAPLGFIEAGAADFAGQIPMILKLNSHDVLYDDKDPLSAVTASVKDALRLGCVGVGFTIYPGSAHCATMYQQFREIAAEAKASGLIAVCWSYPRGTGLSKEGETAIDVVAYAAQIAAQLGAHLIKVKLPTAHIEQPEAKKVYEKTKVPIGTLADRVRHVVQSAFDGRRMVIFSGGAAKEDDNAVLDEIRAIRDGGRFGTIIGRNSFQRRRSDAIDLLTKIMTIYSGEMQ; encoded by the coding sequence ATGCGCCTGAATACACGTACCCGTGAGATTCTCGGATGGTACAGTGGTGACAATCCGGGAAAGCTGACGAACTTGGCGCGCCTGTTGAACCATGGCTACCTTGGCGGCACAGGCCGACTGGTGATCTTGCCGGTGGATCAAGGTTTTGAACACGGTCCGGCGCGTAGCTTCGCGATCAATCCGCCTGCCTACCACCCGCACTACCACTTTGAGCTGGCGATTGAGGCGCGCTTGAGCGCCTACGCGGCGCCGCTTGGCTTCATCGAGGCAGGCGCGGCGGACTTCGCCGGCCAGATCCCTATGATCCTGAAGCTCAATAGCCACGACGTGCTGTACGACGATAAGGACCCGCTTTCGGCGGTGACGGCCAGCGTGAAAGATGCGCTGCGCCTGGGGTGTGTCGGCGTGGGCTTCACGATCTACCCCGGCTCGGCTCATTGCGCTACGATGTACCAGCAGTTCCGCGAGATCGCGGCTGAGGCCAAGGCGTCCGGCCTGATCGCCGTCTGCTGGTCGTACCCGCGCGGCACCGGTCTAAGCAAGGAGGGCGAGACGGCGATCGACGTGGTGGCCTACGCGGCACAGATCGCCGCGCAGCTTGGCGCCCACCTCATCAAGGTGAAGCTACCCACCGCCCACATCGAGCAGCCGGAGGCCAAGAAGGTCTACGAGAAGACCAAGGTACCGATCGGGACCTTGGCGGATCGCGTCCGGCATGTGGTCCAGAGCGCTTTCGATGGGCGACGGATGGTGATCTTCTCCGGCGGGGCGGCAAAGGAGGACGATAATGCCGTCCTGGATGAGATCCGGGCTATCCGCGATGGCGGTAGGTTCGGCACGATCATCGGCCGCAACTCGTTCCAGCGCCGCCGCTCCGACGCCATCGACCTGCTCACGAAGATCATGACGATCTACTCCGGGGAGATGCAGTAG
- the ppcA gene encoding phosphoenolpyruvate carboxylase has protein sequence MIDIETHRRIPRCMSTQHPDNVTVPFFAQGPVMEGMDEIREAYYAFSHLGCDEQMWDFEGKEVDEFVVEKLLTTYEGFFREFPLGREMFLTLRVPNPAVEKAQGKILLEVLHGIPRAYDVARLFYGEDVAPIFEVILPMTTSAEELNRVLRYYQVFVTGKGSAVLTPGDISLKEWIGEFHPTTIQIIPLIEDKESLLRADAIVRTYLQDKDLSYQRVFLARSDPALNYGSLAASLLVKVALSRLERLEQERGIPIYPILGAGSAPFRGNFRPDTVERHLAEHPSVQTFTIQSAFKYDHPAPAIIQAIETLKNAPRKSARPVEPEGKVIDLIERISACYQRQVRAIAPLMNNVAPAVPRRRMRKLHIGLFGYSRSIGGVSLPRAISFCAALYSLGLPPEILGLSCLGQEDLALLREVDPGFEADLGDALQYLNEEALTLLPPAEAGEIQRTIRLLGLPLSPNHAHREVTTTIIKRVGEGSVKDLGDLILRAAWIRKFLG, from the coding sequence ATGATCGATATCGAGACCCATCGCCGTATCCCCCGCTGTATGAGCACCCAGCATCCGGACAACGTAACCGTCCCCTTCTTCGCCCAAGGGCCTGTGATGGAGGGGATGGACGAGATCCGGGAGGCCTACTACGCCTTCTCCCATTTAGGCTGTGATGAGCAGATGTGGGACTTCGAGGGGAAGGAGGTCGATGAGTTCGTCGTCGAGAAGCTCTTGACGACCTACGAGGGGTTCTTCCGGGAGTTTCCCTTAGGACGGGAGATGTTCCTGACCTTACGAGTTCCGAACCCTGCCGTGGAAAAGGCACAGGGGAAGATCCTCCTCGAAGTCCTCCACGGAATCCCCAGAGCTTACGATGTGGCCCGCCTCTTCTACGGGGAGGATGTAGCCCCCATCTTCGAGGTCATCCTTCCCATGACCACCTCGGCGGAGGAGCTGAACCGTGTACTCCGGTACTATCAGGTCTTCGTCACGGGGAAGGGGTCGGCGGTTCTTACCCCCGGTGATATCTCTCTCAAAGAATGGATTGGAGAGTTCCACCCCACCACGATCCAGATCATCCCTTTGATCGAGGATAAGGAGTCGCTGCTTCGAGCCGATGCCATCGTCCGCACGTACCTTCAAGACAAAGACCTCTCGTACCAGCGCGTCTTCTTAGCTCGTTCCGATCCCGCCTTGAACTATGGAAGCCTGGCGGCTAGCCTCCTGGTAAAGGTAGCCTTGAGCCGTCTGGAAAGGCTGGAGCAGGAGCGGGGGATCCCCATCTATCCGATCCTTGGGGCCGGAAGCGCCCCGTTTCGTGGCAATTTCCGACCCGATACAGTGGAACGACACCTTGCTGAGCACCCAAGCGTGCAGACGTTCACAATCCAGTCGGCCTTTAAATACGACCATCCGGCTCCTGCGATCATCCAGGCCATCGAGACTCTCAAGAACGCACCTAGAAAGAGTGCCCGGCCGGTGGAGCCGGAGGGGAAGGTCATCGATCTGATTGAGCGGATCTCCGCTTGCTACCAGCGTCAAGTAAGAGCGATAGCGCCCCTTATGAATAACGTAGCCCCCGCCGTTCCCAGGCGGCGGATGCGGAAACTCCATATCGGTCTTTTCGGCTACAGCCGGAGCATCGGCGGGGTCTCGCTCCCCCGGGCCATCTCCTTCTGTGCCGCCCTTTACTCCTTAGGCCTTCCCCCCGAGATCCTCGGCCTCTCCTGTCTTGGTCAGGAGGATCTGGCCCTTCTTCGGGAGGTCGACCCGGGGTTCGAGGCCGACCTCGGAGATGCCCTTCAGTATCTGAACGAGGAGGCGCTCACCCTCCTCCCTCCCGCTGAAGCAGGGGAGATACAAAGGACCATCCGACTCCTCGGCCTCCCCCTCTCCCCGAATCATGCCCACCGTGAGGTCACTACGACGATTATCAAGCGGGTTGGAGAGGGGAGTGTCAAGGACCTCGGCGATCTCATCCTCCGGGCAGCCTGGATTCGAAAGTTTCTGGGCTGA
- the cbbX gene encoding CbbX protein, with protein sequence MSETEVEQTPEEKALSRIPDDTPVDLEGIVRDSQVQEVLDKLDRELIGLTPIKTRIREIAALLLIDRVRKGLGLMSGPPSLHMCFTGNPGTGKTTVAMRMAEILHRLGYVRKGHLAAVTRDDLVGQYIGHTAPKTKEVLKRAMGGVLFIDEAYYLYRSENERDYGQESIEILLQVMENQREDLVVILAGYRDRMQTFFQGNPGMSSRVAHHLDFPDYSAEELIAIAKLMLEEQQYRFSPEAEKVFHAYLLKRMQMPNFANARSVRNALDRARLRQANRLFAQHRNTLTKKDLVTIEAEDILASRVFMDVQPESDQKTDRK encoded by the coding sequence ATGAGTGAAACGGAAGTTGAACAAACCCCTGAAGAGAAGGCCTTGTCAAGAATTCCCGACGATACGCCGGTGGATCTTGAAGGTATCGTTCGCGATTCCCAGGTTCAGGAGGTCCTTGATAAGCTCGACCGGGAACTGATAGGCCTGACGCCGATCAAGACGCGGATTAGAGAAATAGCGGCCTTGTTGCTGATTGACAGGGTGCGGAAAGGCTTGGGGCTCATGTCAGGACCGCCCAGCCTCCATATGTGCTTTACCGGTAATCCCGGTACGGGGAAGACCACCGTAGCGATGCGGATGGCCGAGATTCTGCACCGCCTCGGTTACGTCCGTAAGGGCCATTTGGCGGCGGTGACACGCGATGATCTCGTCGGCCAATACATCGGGCATACCGCGCCGAAGACCAAAGAGGTCTTGAAGAGAGCCATGGGCGGCGTACTGTTTATCGACGAAGCCTATTATCTCTACCGTTCGGAGAACGAGCGTGACTACGGCCAGGAGTCCATCGAGATCTTACTCCAGGTCATGGAAAATCAGCGGGAGGATCTCGTCGTCATCCTGGCCGGTTACAGGGACCGCATGCAAACATTCTTCCAAGGCAATCCAGGGATGTCCTCCCGTGTCGCACATCACTTGGATTTTCCGGATTACTCAGCGGAAGAACTCATAGCGATTGCCAAACTGATGTTGGAAGAACAGCAATACCGTTTCAGCCCAGAAGCTGAAAAGGTCTTTCATGCGTATCTTCTCAAGCGCATGCAAATGCCCAACTTCGCTAATGCCCGTAGTGTGCGGAATGCCCTTGATCGGGCTCGCCTGCGCCAGGCCAACCGCTTGTTCGCACAACATAGAAACACACTCACGAAAAAAGATCTGGTGACCATCGAGGCTGAAGATATCCTTGCCAGCCGCGTATTCATGGATGTTCAGCCGGAATCCGATCAGAAAACAGATCGAAAGTAG
- a CDS encoding type II toxin-antitoxin system RelE/ParE family toxin, translated as MIKTFRNQDAQALFEGRCPRRWQAIRQVAERKLAMLHAAATLDFLRSPPGNRLKALKGDRIGQWSIRINDQWRVCFRWAEGDACDVEIVDYH; from the coding sequence ATGATAAAGACCTTCCGCAATCAAGACGCGCAAGCGTTGTTCGAGGGTCGTTGCCCACGCCGCTGGCAGGCCATCCGGCAAGTGGCTGAGCGCAAACTCGCGATGTTGCATGCCGCAGCCACGCTGGATTTTTTGCGCTCGCCCCCAGGCAACCGGCTGAAGGCCCTGAAAGGCGACCGCATTGGTCAGTGGAGCATCCGCATCAACGATCAATGGCGAGTATGTTTCCGCTGGGCTGAAGGAGATGCGTGTGATGTTGAGATTGTGGACTATCACTAA
- a CDS encoding form I ribulose bisphosphate carboxylase large subunit, protein MAGAAKAGTSKDPKDRYKAGGVVPYKQMGYWRPEYVPKDTDIIAVFRITPQEGVDADEAAAAVAGESSTATWTVVWTDRLTDHDAYRGKAYRLDPVPGSPGQYFAYIAYDLDLFEDGSIVNVSASIIGNVFGFKPLKALRLEDMRFPVAYLKTFQGPPTGIVVERERLDKFGRPLLGATIKPKLGLSGKNYGRVVYEALKGGLDFTKDDENINSQAFMHWRDRFLFAMEGVNRASAASGEVKGHYLNISAATMEDMYERAEFAKDLGSVIIMIDLVIGYTAIQSISKWARKNDMMLHLHRAGHSTYTRQKNHGVNFRVICKWMRMAGVDHIHAGTVIGKLEGDPFMVKGFYDTLRETHTPLNLQNGLFFDQDWAALRKVMPVASGGIHAGQMHQLLHYFGEDVVLQFGGGTIGHPTGIAAGATANRVALEAMVQARNEGRDYLNEGEEILANAARWCSPLRTALEVWKDITFNYASTDTADFVPTTTAT, encoded by the coding sequence ATGGCAGGAGCAGCTAAGGCAGGAACCAGTAAGGATCCAAAAGACCGGTACAAAGCGGGGGGTGTGGTCCCTTACAAGCAGATGGGGTATTGGCGGCCGGAATATGTGCCGAAGGATACCGACATCATTGCGGTGTTCCGTATCACCCCCCAGGAAGGGGTAGATGCGGATGAGGCGGCCGCGGCTGTGGCGGGCGAATCGTCGACTGCCACCTGGACAGTGGTGTGGACCGACCGTCTCACGGATCACGATGCCTATCGCGGTAAGGCGTACAGGCTCGATCCTGTACCGGGGAGTCCAGGTCAGTATTTCGCCTACATCGCCTACGATTTGGACCTGTTTGAAGATGGCTCGATCGTCAACGTGAGCGCGTCTATTATCGGCAATGTGTTCGGCTTCAAGCCGCTCAAGGCGCTGCGCCTGGAAGACATGCGGTTCCCTGTGGCCTACCTCAAGACCTTTCAGGGTCCGCCCACCGGGATCGTCGTGGAGCGCGAGCGCCTGGATAAGTTCGGTCGCCCGCTGCTGGGCGCCACCATCAAACCGAAGCTGGGGCTCTCCGGTAAAAACTACGGCCGCGTCGTGTATGAGGCGCTCAAAGGCGGCCTCGACTTCACCAAGGACGACGAAAACATCAACTCGCAGGCGTTTATGCACTGGCGCGATCGCTTCCTCTTTGCAATGGAAGGGGTGAACCGCGCCTCGGCCGCCAGCGGCGAGGTGAAGGGGCATTACCTCAATATCTCAGCCGCCACCATGGAGGACATGTATGAGCGCGCCGAATTCGCCAAGGATTTGGGCAGCGTCATCATTATGATCGATCTGGTAATCGGTTACACTGCGATCCAGTCGATATCCAAGTGGGCGCGGAAAAACGATATGATGCTGCACCTGCACCGGGCAGGCCATTCGACCTATACCCGTCAGAAGAATCACGGTGTCAACTTCCGCGTAATCTGTAAATGGATGCGTATGGCGGGGGTAGATCATATTCACGCCGGAACCGTCATCGGCAAGCTCGAAGGCGACCCGTTTATGGTCAAAGGATTTTACGATACCCTGCGGGAAACCCATACCCCGCTGAATCTGCAAAATGGTCTGTTCTTTGATCAGGACTGGGCGGCGCTACGCAAGGTCATGCCGGTCGCCTCAGGCGGCATCCACGCCGGGCAGATGCACCAGTTGCTCCACTACTTTGGGGAAGACGTGGTGCTCCAGTTCGGCGGCGGGACCATCGGCCATCCGACCGGCATCGCGGCGGGCGCGACGGCCAACCGGGTGGCCTTGGAAGCGATGGTTCAGGCGCGCAACGAAGGCCGCGATTATTTGAATGAAGGTGAGGAGATCCTGGCGAATGCCGCACGGTGGTGTTCGCCATTGCGGACGGCGCTGGAAGTGTGGAAGGATATTACCTTCAACTATGCCTCGACCGATACCGCAGACTTTGTTCCGACAACAACGGCCACGTAG
- a CDS encoding type II toxin-antitoxin system YafQ family toxin, translated as MKKVSQTRQFSRDIKRMRKRGEDLHKLQEVVELLAEGTPLPANHRDHPLIGPWQPSRDCHIEADWILIYTADKDSLRLERTGTHRDLFKK; from the coding sequence ATGAAGAAGGTCTCGCAGACCAGGCAGTTTTCCCGGGATATCAAGCGCATGCGGAAACGAGGGGAAGACCTGCACAAGCTGCAGGAGGTTGTCGAGCTTCTGGCCGAGGGCACTCCGCTTCCAGCAAACCACAGAGACCATCCACTCATCGGACCGTGGCAGCCGTCGCGCGACTGCCACATTGAAGCCGACTGGATCTTGATTTACACTGCAGATAAAGACTCGCTTCGGCTTGAACGGACCGGCACGCACCGCGACCTTTTCAAGAAATGA
- a CDS encoding carbonic anhydrase, with translation MISAREALKRLREGNRRFTSNVQSFDTLLSQTRRGELLTGQQPVAIILGCSDSRVPAEIVFDQGLGDLFVIRVAGNIVAPCLVGSVEYAAAYCGTRLVVVLGHSQCGAILATLEALRQPMTVQSRNLHSIIDHIRPSVEGLLSAEPQRDANDLIRDAVRANVLASANHLRHGSELLEKLILNDGLLVVGAEYSLETGLVEFFDGVPDAA, from the coding sequence ATGATCTCCGCACGGGAAGCACTCAAACGTCTTCGTGAAGGAAACCGCCGTTTCACCTCGAACGTGCAGAGCTTCGACACGCTTCTGAGCCAGACCAGACGCGGTGAGCTCCTCACAGGCCAGCAGCCTGTCGCAATCATTCTTGGCTGTTCAGATTCACGTGTTCCAGCAGAAATCGTGTTCGACCAGGGGCTCGGCGATCTCTTCGTCATCCGGGTTGCTGGTAACATTGTCGCTCCGTGCCTAGTCGGGAGCGTTGAGTATGCCGCTGCCTACTGCGGAACACGTCTAGTGGTTGTACTTGGCCATTCCCAGTGCGGCGCTATTCTGGCCACATTAGAGGCACTGAGGCAACCTATGACGGTCCAGTCCCGCAATCTGCACTCCATCATCGATCATATCCGCCCGTCAGTCGAGGGCCTCCTCAGTGCTGAACCCCAGCGCGATGCGAACGACCTTATTCGAGATGCAGTTCGCGCTAACGTCCTCGCCTCTGCTAACCACCTGCGACACGGCTCTGAACTTCTCGAGAAACTGATCCTCAATGATGGCCTGCTTGTCGTTGGCGCTGAGTACTCGCTCGAGACTGGTCTGGTCGAATTCTTCGATGGCGTACCGGACGCTGCCTGA
- the alr gene encoding alanine racemase produces the protein MSNHQGLGWAADRVPSTRRAWVEVDLGAIRRNVQAIRRLLRPSTQFMSVVKADGYGHGAVAVARTALSAGASWLAVATLEEGIQLRQAGIEAPILLFGPTICKKEIEAVAEHRLQPTVCSLDHARRFSEAGLGPIQIHLKVDTGMSRLGVAWQEAQDLLNTIRLLPNVTVASLYSHLATADAADPVTTAQQFERFARLVAMLEKQGTRPPLAHLANSAATLALPETHFDLVRIGLAQYGLYPASHLQEVVVLHPALSVKARIVFIKTVPPGTGVSYGHTFRTGRPTRLATVSIGYGDGIPRALSNRIDFLVRGRRARQVGTITMDQCLIDVTDMPDTFEGEITTLLGQDGDERISVAEWAERLGTIPYEILTVLSPRLPRIFSQD, from the coding sequence ATGAGCAACCATCAGGGTCTCGGCTGGGCAGCCGATCGGGTTCCCTCTACCCGCCGCGCCTGGGTAGAGGTCGATCTCGGGGCGATCCGACGAAATGTGCAGGCGATCCGACGGCTGCTGAGACCGTCGACGCAGTTCATGTCGGTCGTCAAGGCTGATGGCTACGGCCATGGCGCCGTTGCGGTCGCCCGGACGGCGCTCTCGGCCGGTGCCTCGTGGCTTGCGGTGGCCACGCTTGAAGAGGGGATCCAGTTGAGGCAGGCTGGGATTGAGGCGCCGATTCTCCTCTTCGGTCCCACGATCTGTAAAAAGGAAATCGAGGCAGTTGCCGAGCATCGGCTGCAGCCTACCGTCTGTAGCCTCGATCATGCCCGTCGGTTCTCCGAGGCGGGTCTGGGGCCGATCCAGATTCACCTGAAGGTCGATACCGGCATGTCCCGTCTGGGAGTAGCCTGGCAGGAGGCTCAGGATCTCCTCAACACCATCAGACTCTTGCCCAATGTCACTGTCGCCAGTCTCTACAGTCATCTGGCCACGGCGGATGCAGCAGATCCCGTCACGACCGCCCAGCAATTCGAGCGATTTGCCAGGCTGGTAGCCATGCTGGAGAAGCAGGGGACCAGGCCTCCATTGGCGCACCTGGCCAACTCTGCCGCTACATTAGCGCTCCCAGAGACCCACTTCGATCTGGTCCGAATCGGGTTGGCTCAGTATGGCCTGTACCCAGCCTCTCACCTTCAGGAAGTTGTGGTCCTTCACCCCGCCCTCTCTGTCAAAGCAAGGATCGTCTTCATCAAGACGGTTCCACCAGGGACCGGGGTCAGTTACGGTCACACCTTTCGAACGGGACGCCCGACGCGACTGGCCACCGTGTCCATCGGCTATGGCGATGGTATCCCCCGCGCCCTCTCAAACAGGATCGACTTCCTGGTTCGCGGTCGGCGGGCTCGGCAGGTGGGAACGATCACGATGGACCAATGTCTGATCGATGTCACCGATATGCCGGATACGTTCGAGGGAGAGATCACCACGCTGCTTGGGCAGGACGGGGACGAGCGTATCTCGGTCGCGGAGTGGGCAGAGCGCCTGGGGACTATCCCGTATGAGATCCTCACGGTCCTCTCCCCTCGCCTGCCGAGGATTTTCTCCCAGGACTGA
- a CDS encoding type II toxin-antitoxin system Phd/YefM family antitoxin, translated as MKLSSQIKPISYLKAHAAEIVRCLDEQREPLVITQNGEAKVVMQGIKSYEQTQDTLALLKILALGTRQIEEGKVQPAENVLKRLRERRGTH; from the coding sequence ATGAAACTGTCCAGCCAGATCAAGCCTATCAGTTATCTGAAAGCCCATGCCGCCGAAATCGTAAGGTGTCTGGACGAGCAGCGCGAGCCACTGGTCATCACGCAGAACGGCGAAGCCAAAGTAGTCATGCAGGGCATCAAAAGCTACGAGCAAACTCAAGACACGTTGGCTCTCCTGAAAATCCTGGCACTCGGAACCCGTCAGATCGAGGAAGGCAAGGTCCAGCCCGCTGAGAATGTACTCAAACGCCTGCGCGAGCGACGCGGTACCCACTGA
- the rpiA gene encoding ribose-5-phosphate isomerase RpiA translates to MASMALDFIRDGDIVGLGTGRAATAFVRALGQAVKAGLRVTAVSTSQVTAALATQLGIPLATLDEVSHIDVTFDGADEVDPRLDLIKGYGGALVREKIVAASSRRLIILVGAEKLVPVLGSRGILPVEIVPFGLPLCRRRLTELGCRPAVREHDGQPFVTDNGNYILDCSISPLSDPAAFEQAILGVPGVVGTGLFIGMADTVLVQDGDTVTVQQRRDP, encoded by the coding sequence ATGGCTAGCATGGCTCTAGATTTCATCAGGGACGGCGATATAGTCGGTCTGGGGACCGGGCGGGCTGCGACCGCATTTGTCCGCGCCCTGGGCCAAGCGGTGAAGGCAGGTCTTCGGGTTACGGCGGTTTCGACTTCGCAGGTCACGGCTGCGTTGGCTACGCAGCTTGGGATACCGCTGGCTACGCTCGATGAGGTGTCACATATCGACGTCACATTTGATGGCGCGGATGAGGTCGATCCTCGGCTCGACCTTATCAAGGGCTACGGCGGCGCGCTGGTTCGCGAGAAGATTGTGGCCGCCTCGTCACGACGGCTGATCATCCTGGTTGGGGCCGAAAAGCTGGTGCCGGTCCTGGGGAGCCGTGGCATCCTTCCCGTAGAGATCGTGCCGTTCGGGCTGCCCCTCTGCCGCCGCCGTCTCACAGAACTCGGATGCCGGCCGGCGGTGCGCGAGCATGACGGACAGCCGTTCGTGACCGATAACGGCAATTACATTCTTGACTGCAGCATCTCGCCTCTCTCTGATCCGGCCGCCTTCGAGCAGGCGATCCTTGGGGTCCCTGGGGTGGTCGGAACGGGGCTCTTCATCGGTATGGCTGACACGGTCCTGGTGCAGGACGGCGATACGGTCACAGTACAACAACGCAGAGACCCATGA